A window from Dehalobacter sp. DCA encodes these proteins:
- a CDS encoding PEGA domain-containing protein, with the protein MKLNVTRQSQVAIVGILLLAVVLMSGKLFIQVNIIKFHIPNHLFNQDTISSFRDYLEKIGAIVTLDEKAQEITIQTGLDSYYLEISSDSAQGIPIYVNNAYIGKTPVKKRLSAGKYVVVAKNPGHVSSIRYLTLRPETASIKQIILPVDQKNYEGFLDEIILLGYKPIRVMDYYNHVPITKKTIVLRHDVDVSAEDALAMAKLEHRKGVKSTYYFRWCTADPEVLKEVRALGHEVGLHYETLADYSLQYHLKSAQDITPDVKQELRRRLKSEIVHFRQQFGNVYTIASHGAEENIRLGVTNYQAIMAGEDPHDYGIIGTAYGPIIQHFTYMSDSGGIWEPFPYPKLEESSAGPFYILIHPIHWASGLSR; encoded by the coding sequence ATGAAATTAAACGTTACACGACAGTCCCAGGTAGCCATCGTTGGCATACTTTTGCTGGCAGTTGTTCTAATGAGTGGAAAATTATTTATCCAAGTTAATATCATTAAATTCCATATTCCGAATCACTTATTCAATCAGGATACTATTTCCTCTTTCCGTGATTATTTAGAAAAGATAGGGGCTATTGTGACCTTGGATGAGAAAGCGCAAGAAATTACGATTCAAACAGGCTTGGATAGCTATTATCTTGAAATCAGTTCCGATTCGGCGCAGGGAATCCCGATCTATGTCAATAACGCGTATATTGGCAAAACACCAGTTAAAAAAAGGCTTTCAGCAGGAAAATATGTGGTTGTGGCGAAAAACCCCGGACATGTGAGCTCAATACGCTATTTAACACTTCGACCGGAAACTGCTTCGATTAAACAGATCATATTGCCGGTGGATCAAAAAAACTATGAAGGATTTCTAGATGAAATTATCTTACTTGGCTACAAACCTATAAGAGTTATGGATTACTATAACCATGTTCCGATTACCAAGAAGACTATCGTTTTAAGACATGATGTGGATGTATCCGCTGAGGATGCTTTAGCTATGGCAAAACTTGAACATCGGAAAGGCGTCAAAAGCACCTATTATTTTCGTTGGTGCACCGCCGATCCTGAAGTTCTCAAAGAAGTAAGGGCACTGGGACATGAAGTTGGACTGCATTATGAGACTTTGGCAGATTATTCACTGCAATATCATCTCAAATCTGCGCAGGATATAACACCGGATGTCAAACAAGAATTGCGAAGACGGTTAAAGTCCGAAATTGTCCATTTTCGTCAGCAATTTGGAAATGTATATACTATTGCTTCCCACGGGGCAGAAGAGAATATCAGGCTAGGCGTTACGAATTATCAGGCAATTATGGCCGGAGAAGATCCGCACGATTATGGTATTATCGGCACTGCCTATGGCCCCATAATCCAGCACTTCACTTATATGAGCGATTCAGGCGGTATCTGGGAGCCGTTTCCTTACCCAAAACTCGAAGAAAGCAGCGCCGGCCCGTTTTATATCTTGATTCATCCCATCCATTGGGCTTCCGGTTTAAGCCGATAA
- a CDS encoding MBL fold metallo-hydrolase, translating into MHRKSYVTRMPNKTGAFLLASKIIAKYCGNIVRVSYNKAVDLHMLFLDVEATAENHQKIAKELETVGYLKNELSETRVIEVNIKIPDQPGAVLPVLKILDLYNINISYLNSSANGTPYQDFKMGLLIENPDMIKMLLNDISAVYQIDIIEYDDFEKNLDNTIFYIRLANEMQHILSLSTAQTMEFISESNRILQMLQETGESPKKVFGYIRRFAYFISKYRGSHFSADIDQVQISEQVTLYSIQPPCGSNTYVLASAEELVLIDTGYAIYAEEMFKIFKELFPAWDTLTKRVFITHADVDHCGLLSKLEGIRIGLNQKSADSLRCQAAGIPDYRETSDLGWGYSKLSRIISGYSPPNPAQFEVLDVDSPTPAPEEHQELIPIAKFTVADLKFQVLEGSGGHLYGEMIFVCEEYGLVFTGDNLVNISGFSEERAEFNSLAPYLMRSVNIDSQKATEMRSQIMRLLGELEDKNKKPCLVCGGHGPISALENGELKALQKARLKQPPTWY; encoded by the coding sequence ATGCATAGAAAATCATATGTTACCCGCATGCCCAATAAGACAGGAGCTTTTCTGCTCGCTTCCAAAATCATTGCCAAATACTGCGGCAATATTGTCCGAGTGAGCTACAATAAAGCGGTCGATCTTCACATGCTGTTTCTGGATGTCGAGGCTACTGCAGAAAACCATCAAAAGATCGCCAAAGAACTCGAAACGGTCGGCTATCTAAAAAATGAACTCTCCGAAACACGCGTCATCGAGGTCAATATAAAAATCCCGGATCAGCCTGGTGCCGTACTGCCTGTCCTGAAAATCCTGGATCTTTATAATATTAATATTTCGTATCTAAACTCGAGTGCCAACGGTACACCCTATCAGGATTTCAAAATGGGCCTGCTAATCGAAAATCCGGATATGATTAAAATGCTGCTCAATGATATCAGCGCAGTCTATCAGATTGATATCATCGAATATGATGATTTTGAAAAGAACTTGGACAATACGATTTTCTATATCCGGCTGGCGAATGAAATGCAGCATATCCTTTCCTTAAGCACAGCACAGACCATGGAATTCATCTCTGAATCAAACCGAATCCTCCAGATGCTGCAGGAGACCGGTGAGAGCCCCAAAAAAGTCTTTGGCTATATCCGTCGTTTTGCGTATTTTATCAGCAAGTACCGCGGCAGCCATTTCAGCGCCGACATCGATCAGGTCCAGATTAGCGAACAGGTCACACTGTACAGCATCCAGCCGCCCTGCGGCAGCAACACCTATGTGCTTGCTTCAGCTGAAGAACTTGTTTTGATTGATACCGGCTATGCAATCTATGCCGAAGAAATGTTCAAGATATTCAAGGAGCTTTTTCCGGCCTGGGATACGCTGACTAAACGCGTCTTTATCACCCATGCCGATGTCGACCACTGCGGCCTGCTCTCCAAACTGGAAGGCATACGTATCGGCTTAAACCAAAAGAGCGCCGACAGTCTACGGTGTCAAGCCGCCGGAATCCCCGACTACCGTGAAACCAGCGATCTGGGCTGGGGCTACAGCAAGCTCAGCCGGATCATCTCCGGCTATTCCCCGCCAAATCCCGCACAGTTCGAGGTACTTGACGTCGACTCCCCGACCCCGGCACCCGAAGAACACCAGGAACTGATCCCTATCGCGAAATTCACCGTTGCGGATCTGAAATTTCAGGTTCTCGAAGGCAGCGGCGGCCATCTTTACGGCGAGATGATCTTTGTCTGCGAAGAATACGGTCTGGTATTTACCGGAGATAACCTTGTAAATATCAGCGGCTTCTCCGAGGAAAGAGCCGAGTTCAATTCCCTGGCACCTTACCTGATGCGGAGTGTAAACATCGACTCGCAAAAAGCAACCGAGATGCGCAGTCAGATCATGCGGCTGCTGGGTGAGTTAGAAGACAAAAATAAAAAGCCCTGCCTCGTCTGCGGCGGGCATGGACCCATATCGGCACTGGAAAACGGGGAGCTTAAGGCTCTACAAAAGGCCAGGTTAAAACAGCCTCCAACTTGGTATTAA
- a CDS encoding response regulator transcription factor, with protein sequence MNVKVLIVDSHGPFAENTKFLFSMEPQIETVGIVKNGEECLDFVRQSQPDVVLLDIHLNDGNGISLIEQIQRIAPTVKIILMTEFNQEGYVTAAKNKGAEGVIIKDLHIREVVQAILKVMDGGTYFYQSPLAFPKNQIDIDDMHFPVKPVEILEKILTPEEKEIMRLLAKRLSNKEITSILGVSARVLSERINIILLKFGVNTKLEAVLTWPFVEP encoded by the coding sequence ATGAACGTTAAAGTTTTAATCGTTGACAGTCACGGGCCTTTTGCGGAGAATACCAAATTCCTTTTTTCCATGGAGCCGCAAATTGAAACAGTGGGAATTGTAAAAAATGGGGAAGAATGCCTTGATTTTGTCCGTCAATCTCAGCCTGATGTCGTATTGCTGGATATCCATCTGAATGATGGCAACGGAATCTCTTTGATCGAACAAATCCAACGAATTGCGCCCACAGTAAAAATCATTTTGATGACTGAATTTAATCAGGAAGGGTATGTCACTGCAGCAAAGAATAAAGGAGCCGAGGGGGTAATCATAAAGGATTTGCATATCCGGGAAGTGGTTCAGGCCATTCTAAAGGTCATGGACGGCGGTACATACTTTTATCAAAGTCCTTTAGCTTTTCCTAAAAACCAGATAGACATTGATGATATGCACTTTCCAGTTAAGCCTGTTGAAATTCTTGAAAAAATACTAACTCCTGAAGAAAAAGAAATCATGCGATTATTGGCCAAGAGGTTGTCCAACAAGGAGATTACTTCCATTTTAGGCGTGTCGGCCCGTGTTCTCAGTGAACGGATTAATATCATCCTTCTGAAATTTGGCGTTAATACCAAGTTGGAGGCTGTTTTAACCTGGCCTTTTGTAGAGCCTTAA
- a CDS encoding ATP-binding protein produces the protein MWDRFINRKIYYIASIFFIVLGLVYFVTCLNQPYIGINLKNIDGNWLVTICDPHGEGYQSGIRLGDQILKVDGMDPEKFGSTHKWGLLERAHTIKFCTADSSTVQQITIENLPDWIMVLSQTPLYIIGLVFWLVGFIAWYKRPFLKEVRLLFWLLWLFAVAIVLTHASGCALPLAKELEYITFSLAPVLLIVFTSNFLLNNKTKSIGSKITFACFTVISILTALHSWGFIHLPDLLRELALSNMIIGIIFSVWNLCQAFLLPKEQPKKNEAGILLSGIVIGFFPSILFVALPQIFYLQQLFTEVSYLFILAIPFSLYYVIVNKYLPDSRRIYKTIITNFLAAFILSIIVHYFLYLGKIIKIVSAESYLATFVLCLLFFVCFYLLRLIISKLLERFSFFQTNISLKHRVTELNNSITSLICEDHIFEEAIKKLGIDGVFIIVENAQTGCLRKAVGRFRKNHQEQSELEAYFRRNQIQDLEARFLSDDCPAEIFVPFVSHNSTCGIFFGHRYSHIKFEKSELPFLTLLAGQLAYEVLMLLVIGDLTKEINNLTLTSWCSRRRNWELQGITNSLIRMIEQDRGSLAKEILDGPVHSALDISRLLKILEKENLGDDTTQQVVSRIRNQINDLNYDLNQTVHNLRPLVLSDLGLIPAIQSLSQDIMLKEPNFIILETEGIELNDRFAEDVEIAAYRFIQKAIINSLRYSGSKKQTVRVELSGDKLELTVKDNGQGFDPDQLEKGSLGGAHFGLAIMKERIESLGGQMLISSGFQRGTTLKATIPVY, from the coding sequence TTGTGGGATAGATTTATTAATCGGAAAATATATTATATTGCGAGTATCTTCTTTATTGTGCTGGGGCTTGTTTATTTTGTTACTTGTCTGAATCAACCCTATATCGGTATTAACCTTAAAAACATTGATGGTAACTGGCTGGTTACTATCTGTGATCCTCATGGTGAAGGATATCAATCCGGTATCCGGCTTGGGGATCAGATCCTGAAAGTTGATGGGATGGACCCGGAAAAATTTGGTTCGACACATAAATGGGGATTACTGGAACGCGCTCACACAATTAAATTTTGTACAGCAGATAGTTCGACAGTACAGCAAATTACAATAGAAAATCTGCCCGATTGGATCATGGTTTTAAGCCAAACTCCATTGTATATTATAGGTCTTGTTTTTTGGTTAGTGGGCTTTATAGCCTGGTATAAGAGGCCTTTTTTGAAAGAAGTGCGTCTTTTATTTTGGCTGCTTTGGCTATTTGCGGTGGCAATTGTTCTCACACATGCTTCCGGGTGTGCTTTACCTTTGGCTAAGGAATTAGAATATATTACATTCTCGTTGGCTCCTGTGCTTCTGATTGTTTTTACTTCAAATTTTCTATTGAATAATAAAACGAAATCAATTGGGAGTAAAATAACATTTGCTTGCTTTACAGTGATTTCGATTCTAACTGCTTTACACTCCTGGGGCTTCATACACCTACCAGACTTACTAAGAGAACTGGCTTTGTCTAATATGATTATTGGTATCATATTTTCAGTATGGAATCTGTGCCAAGCATTCCTTTTGCCCAAAGAACAACCGAAAAAAAATGAGGCTGGAATTCTCTTATCGGGAATCGTAATTGGCTTCTTTCCAAGTATATTGTTTGTTGCTCTTCCACAAATTTTTTATTTGCAGCAGCTTTTTACTGAAGTGAGTTATTTATTCATTTTGGCTATTCCGTTTTCCTTATATTACGTTATCGTGAACAAATACTTACCAGACAGCCGCAGGATATATAAAACAATAATCACAAACTTTCTTGCAGCATTCATTTTAAGCATTATTGTCCATTATTTTTTATACTTGGGTAAAATTATCAAGATAGTCAGCGCTGAATCCTATTTGGCAACATTTGTGCTATGCCTGTTGTTTTTTGTTTGCTTTTATCTTCTCCGACTAATTATCAGTAAATTATTGGAAAGGTTTAGCTTTTTCCAAACAAATATCAGCCTAAAACATAGGGTTACAGAGCTCAACAACAGCATAACCTCCCTTATCTGTGAAGACCACATTTTTGAAGAAGCAATCAAGAAGCTAGGAATTGACGGGGTGTTCATCATTGTTGAAAATGCACAGACCGGTTGCTTGAGAAAAGCGGTTGGCCGGTTTAGGAAAAACCACCAAGAACAGTCCGAATTAGAAGCGTATTTTCGTAGAAACCAAATACAAGATCTGGAAGCAAGATTTCTTTCGGACGATTGTCCCGCTGAGATTTTTGTGCCGTTTGTCTCCCATAATTCCACTTGTGGCATTTTCTTTGGGCACCGCTATTCTCATATCAAATTCGAAAAGTCCGAATTACCTTTTCTTACTTTACTTGCCGGTCAGCTGGCTTACGAAGTGCTGATGCTGCTCGTCATCGGTGACCTAACCAAGGAAATTAATAACTTGACCCTAACATCCTGGTGCTCCCGGAGAAGAAACTGGGAACTTCAGGGTATAACAAATTCCTTAATTCGGATGATTGAGCAAGACAGAGGAAGTCTGGCCAAAGAAATATTGGATGGCCCGGTACATAGTGCTCTGGATATAAGCCGCCTGCTGAAAATATTGGAAAAAGAAAATCTCGGTGATGATACGACCCAACAGGTGGTTTCCCGGATCAGAAATCAGATCAATGATCTGAACTATGATCTGAATCAAACGGTTCACAATTTGCGTCCGCTGGTTTTATCGGATTTGGGTTTAATTCCTGCCATACAATCGCTGTCTCAGGATATTATGCTAAAGGAACCAAATTTCATTATACTGGAAACAGAAGGTATTGAGTTAAATGATCGTTTTGCAGAAGACGTCGAAATAGCCGCTTACCGCTTTATACAAAAAGCAATAATCAATTCACTGCGTTATTCCGGTTCAAAGAAGCAGACAGTCCGTGTTGAACTAAGTGGAGATAAATTAGAATTAACGGTGAAGGATAATGGACAAGGTTTCGATCCTGATCAACTTGAAAAAGGATCGTTAGGCGGGGCACATTTCGGTTTAGCAATCATGAAAGAACGTATTGAGAGCCTAGGGGGACAAATGCTGATCAGTTCCGGCTTTCAGAGAGGTACAACGCTTAAAGCTACGATTCCGGTATATTAA
- a CDS encoding polyprenyl synthetase family protein, with the protein MNLQFDQIIYTEIDRILKMYGLSAEMVRMIQTSLNADSPTGELFKWAHLTSMSCECTGGDAEATLPGGIGMEFFALAADIFDDIQDKDHEDLPWRRIPEANAINLANCLLMLSFEAIAAIPDDRIYREVCTALQRMGITASNGQFQEFLYADSPQVSLEQYFDMVRQKSGSITACACKVGAILGNATEPLAETMAEFGLNFGIMNQIRNDLNDFLDFENKKDFVSNKKTLPYVYLCHTLKGETAGQFIRLTQTNGEGPQAFGDKEKQQLKQIAAEEGVAQYCTVMFEIYRQKALENLEEIPVPEKQKEKMIKLVG; encoded by the coding sequence ATGAATCTTCAGTTTGATCAGATTATTTATACGGAAATTGATAGAATTTTAAAAATGTACGGACTCAGTGCAGAAATGGTCCGGATGATCCAAACTTCGCTTAATGCCGACAGCCCAACGGGTGAGCTATTTAAATGGGCTCATCTGACCAGTATGAGCTGTGAGTGTACAGGCGGGGATGCGGAAGCTACGCTGCCAGGGGGGATCGGTATGGAGTTCTTTGCCCTGGCAGCGGATATTTTTGACGATATTCAGGACAAGGATCATGAGGATTTGCCCTGGCGCCGGATCCCCGAGGCCAATGCCATTAATCTGGCGAATTGTCTTTTAATGCTTAGTTTTGAAGCTATAGCTGCAATACCGGATGACAGGATTTACAGGGAAGTCTGTACAGCGCTGCAGCGTATGGGAATCACGGCCAGTAACGGACAGTTCCAGGAGTTTCTCTATGCGGACAGCCCCCAGGTATCGCTGGAACAATACTTTGATATGGTAAGGCAAAAGTCAGGTAGTATTACGGCCTGTGCTTGTAAGGTAGGGGCCATTCTGGGAAACGCTACGGAACCGCTTGCAGAAACAATGGCCGAGTTTGGTCTCAATTTCGGGATTATGAATCAAATCCGTAACGATCTCAACGATTTTCTAGATTTTGAAAATAAGAAAGATTTTGTGAGCAATAAGAAAACCCTGCCGTACGTATATTTATGTCATACGCTCAAAGGCGAAACAGCCGGACAGTTTATAAGATTAACGCAAACTAACGGCGAAGGACCACAAGCATTTGGAGATAAAGAAAAACAACAGTTGAAACAAATTGCTGCCGAAGAAGGGGTTGCGCAGTACTGCACCGTGATGTTTGAGATTTACCGTCAAAAAGCCCTGGAAAATCTGGAGGAAATTCCTGTTCCGGAAAAACAAAAGGAGAAGATGATAAAACTTGTGGGATAG
- a CDS encoding GNAT family N-acetyltransferase: MIRITQNQIEPAAKLLTECFIDDPLTILQTKGITNEKEFLKKLFQVQLDIFEKTRDVYSLDNKLNSIIIGYEKKKSKLLKQLILSIQASSKLRHQISKADFKLYTDNVKTVSKAIDLNWQKQFITKNYYHINVIVVAQEERGKGNLRALITPIVKHCNENNIPIILETVNSKQIAIYEHFGFNLIKTMSDSHTGLNQYCFIKYPNS, encoded by the coding sequence ATGATAAGGATAACTCAAAATCAAATTGAACCAGCTGCTAAGCTTCTGACAGAGTGTTTTATTGATGATCCCTTAACTATTTTGCAAACAAAAGGGATAACAAATGAGAAAGAATTTCTAAAAAAGCTATTCCAGGTGCAATTAGATATATTTGAAAAAACAAGAGATGTTTATTCGCTAGACAATAAGTTAAATTCTATCATTATAGGCTACGAAAAAAAGAAATCTAAATTGTTAAAGCAACTTATACTAAGTATACAGGCGTCATCAAAATTACGACACCAAATTAGTAAAGCGGATTTTAAATTATATACAGATAACGTTAAAACTGTATCTAAAGCTATTGATCTAAACTGGCAAAAACAATTTATCACAAAGAACTATTATCATATAAATGTAATTGTTGTTGCCCAAGAAGAACGGGGCAAAGGTAACTTAAGGGCATTGATTACCCCCATTGTTAAGCATTGTAATGAAAATAATATTCCAATAATCTTAGAAACTGTTAATTCTAAACAAATTGCAATATATGAGCATTTTGGATTTAACTTAATTAAAACTATGTCAGATAGCCATACCGGACTAAATCAATATTGTTTTATCAAATATCCTAATTCTTAA
- a CDS encoding heavy metal-binding domain-containing protein, protein MILTTTPSVEGRRITEYYGVITGEAIMGANIVRDIFASITDVIGGRSGTYEEKLQEARNIALREMEDRAFQMGANAVVGIDLDYEVIGANGSMLMVSASGTAVRVE, encoded by the coding sequence ATGATTTTAACAACGACACCGTCCGTAGAAGGACGCAGGATCACCGAATATTACGGGGTGATTACCGGAGAAGCCATTATGGGAGCTAATATTGTCCGCGATATTTTTGCGAGTATCACCGATGTGATCGGCGGTCGTTCCGGCACCTATGAAGAGAAACTGCAGGAAGCCCGCAATATCGCCTTGCGAGAAATGGAAGACCGGGCGTTCCAGATGGGTGCTAATGCCGTAGTCGGCATCGACCTGGATTATGAAGTCATCGGAGCCAACGGCAGCATGCTGATGGTCAGCGCTTCCGGAACCGCCGTAAGAGTAGAGTAG
- a CDS encoding diguanylate cyclase: protein MTADSIVAGSISITLVLLISYGFLYFSEKKHYFLAWSLSIVMMMITYLSRIALLETGSQSLVLPIINYASSIAGYWLVFKGTQLFFKKSYPVFWDISAGFLILTFICITVQGLPTTALLLLSVVCIIALLSKAAITCFKAKTPQSSIRIMLGYTYIFWALSILLYPLCKFMKVIPSSVGYLVAGVVGLLAYLNMQALYFQSIREELESKEANIRHLIVYDKLTGAYSRTYFENTLENFLKKTLMPATLVMGDFNGLKLINDTFGHEKGDELLADGIRIMQETIGTENVIIRWGGDEFIIIMPGVPLDQAGVLLNNIKNNLKISRPQTVPIDISFGLTVYENREQPLAKMISQAEEKMYSNKLNESKKSRLAIIEFLEKLLWEKDYQTEAHVMRLKSLVSKFGNQIGLSSREIVELVQVAMLHDIGKIGVPGEILKKQGELTPEEWSIMKKHSEIGYRITQSSRELAHVSEAVLGHHEWWNGKGYPQGLKEDEIPLFSRIVSIVDSYDVITHERPYKRAMDPYSALVEINKCAGKQFDPYLVTVFNKIMQESLVVNDR from the coding sequence GTGACAGCGGATTCGATCGTCGCAGGCAGTATTTCGATTACCCTGGTCTTGTTGATATCTTACGGCTTTTTATATTTTTCCGAGAAAAAACACTATTTCTTGGCATGGAGCCTTTCTATTGTAATGATGATGATTACCTATCTTTCCAGAATTGCATTGCTGGAAACCGGCAGCCAGTCGCTGGTGCTTCCAATTATCAACTATGCCTCTTCGATTGCAGGCTACTGGCTGGTATTCAAGGGTACGCAGCTATTTTTTAAGAAAAGCTATCCAGTGTTCTGGGATATCAGCGCAGGTTTTTTGATCCTTACTTTTATATGTATTACTGTCCAAGGACTCCCGACAACCGCTCTTTTACTTCTGTCTGTTGTCTGCATCATCGCATTGTTGTCCAAAGCAGCTATTACATGTTTTAAAGCAAAAACACCCCAAAGCTCGATCAGAATAATGCTTGGCTATACCTATATTTTTTGGGCCTTGTCGATTTTACTTTACCCGTTGTGCAAATTTATGAAGGTCATTCCATCATCTGTCGGTTATTTAGTTGCCGGCGTTGTTGGTCTGCTTGCTTATCTCAATATGCAGGCCCTGTACTTCCAAAGCATCCGGGAGGAGCTCGAAAGCAAAGAAGCTAATATCAGGCACCTTATTGTTTATGACAAATTAACCGGCGCCTACAGCCGTACTTATTTTGAAAACACGCTGGAAAATTTCCTGAAGAAAACCCTCATGCCTGCAACATTGGTCATGGGGGATTTTAATGGTCTGAAACTGATCAACGACACCTTTGGTCATGAAAAAGGGGATGAATTGCTTGCTGACGGGATCAGAATCATGCAAGAGACGATTGGCACTGAGAATGTGATTATCCGATGGGGCGGGGACGAATTTATCATTATCATGCCTGGTGTGCCGCTTGATCAGGCCGGCGTGCTTTTAAACAATATCAAAAACAATTTAAAAATCTCCCGCCCGCAAACGGTACCAATAGATATCTCGTTTGGCCTGACGGTTTATGAGAACAGGGAACAACCCCTGGCAAAAATGATCAGCCAGGCTGAGGAAAAAATGTATAGCAACAAACTAAATGAAAGCAAGAAATCTCGCCTTGCCATCATCGAGTTCCTGGAAAAACTGCTCTGGGAAAAAGATTATCAGACGGAAGCCCATGTCATGAGGCTGAAAAGTCTGGTCAGTAAATTCGGCAATCAGATCGGCTTGTCCTCAAGAGAGATCGTCGAACTGGTCCAGGTTGCGATGCTGCATGATATCGGCAAGATCGGTGTTCCGGGGGAAATCTTAAAAAAACAAGGCGAATTGACCCCGGAAGAATGGAGCATTATGAAAAAACATTCCGAAATCGGCTATCGGATCACGCAGTCGTCCAGGGAATTAGCGCATGTCTCAGAAGCCGTTCTCGGTCATCATGAATGGTGGAATGGAAAAGGTTACCCGCAGGGGCTGAAAGAAGATGAAATCCCGCTGTTCTCGAGGATTGTATCCATTGTTGATTCCTACGATGTGATCACGCATGAAAGGCCTTATAAACGGGCCATGGACCCGTATAGTGCACTTGTAGAAATCAATAAATGCGCCGGCAAACAATTTGATCCATATCTGGTTACTGTTTTTAACAAGATTATGCAGGAATCCCTTGTTGTGAATGATAGGTAA
- a CDS encoding LiaI-LiaF-like domain-containing protein translates to MNKSGLFWGIILILTGGLLLIDNLGNWQIFSMEFLWPVLILILGLAFEFNYFSKKESPGLLVPGGILTVIGLLFIFETFTHWQFSGYTWPVYPLAVAVGLFQLYLFSGRPRGLLVPVFILTAVACISFTGMFVTSIQRYIDLGLVVPILLILAGLILIIQRKKT, encoded by the coding sequence ATGAACAAAAGCGGCTTATTTTGGGGAATCATTCTAATCCTTACAGGAGGCTTGCTGCTTATAGATAATCTTGGCAACTGGCAAATCTTCAGTATGGAATTTCTTTGGCCGGTATTGATCCTTATTCTCGGTCTTGCTTTTGAATTCAACTATTTCAGTAAGAAAGAAAGCCCCGGATTGCTAGTTCCCGGTGGTATCCTTACCGTTATTGGTCTGTTGTTCATCTTTGAGACTTTTACGCACTGGCAGTTTTCCGGATATACCTGGCCGGTCTATCCGCTGGCTGTTGCAGTCGGTCTGTTTCAACTCTATTTATTTTCCGGACGCCCGCGCGGTCTGCTGGTGCCTGTTTTTATTCTAACCGCTGTAGCGTGCATATCCTTTACTGGGATGTTTGTAACGTCAATTCAGCGCTATATAGATCTAGGCCTGGTGGTCCCGATCCTGCTGATTCTGGCAGGTCTTATCCTGATCATCCAAAGGAAAAAAACATGA
- the aguB gene encoding N-carbamoylputrescine amidase, which yields MRNVKVAATQMRCTSNVEENIAGAETLVREAAARGAQIILLQELFETPYFCQKEKSDFYVYAAELENNQAVKHFRKIARELEIVLPISFYEKKNYARYNTIAMIDADGEILGKYRKSHIPDGPGYEEKFYFNPGDTGFKVWQTRYATIGVGICWDQWYPEAARCMTLMGAEILLYPTAIGSEPLDQTVDSKDHWQACMLGHAAANLIPVVASNRIGVEEQDDSKITFYGSSFIAGPQGNKIAEAGRNEETVLVAEFDLDQLEVQRLEWGIFRDRRPDLYGRISSYDGELYLSK from the coding sequence ATGAGAAACGTCAAAGTGGCAGCAACCCAGATGCGCTGCACCAGTAACGTTGAAGAAAATATTGCCGGAGCGGAGACACTGGTCAGGGAGGCGGCAGCCCGGGGAGCGCAAATTATCCTGCTGCAGGAACTCTTTGAGACCCCGTATTTCTGCCAGAAAGAAAAATCTGATTTTTACGTTTATGCTGCTGAGCTAGAAAACAATCAAGCAGTCAAACATTTCCGGAAAATTGCCAGAGAGCTGGAGATCGTCCTGCCGATCAGCTTTTATGAGAAGAAAAACTATGCACGCTATAATACGATTGCCATGATCGATGCCGACGGTGAGATCCTCGGCAAATACAGAAAGAGTCATATCCCCGACGGACCAGGCTATGAGGAGAAATTCTATTTTAACCCCGGTGACACAGGCTTTAAAGTCTGGCAGACGCGCTACGCCACGATTGGGGTCGGCATCTGCTGGGATCAATGGTACCCGGAAGCTGCCCGCTGCATGACCTTGATGGGGGCTGAGATCCTGTTATATCCGACAGCCATCGGTTCAGAACCGCTAGATCAGACGGTTGATTCCAAAGACCATTGGCAGGCCTGCATGCTCGGCCATGCTGCCGCGAACCTGATCCCGGTGGTCGCATCCAACCGGATTGGTGTCGAGGAACAGGATGATTCCAAAATCACCTTCTATGGTTCTTCTTTCATTGCCGGGCCGCAGGGCAATAAGATAGCGGAGGCCGGACGAAACGAAGAAACTGTTCTAGTCGCGGAATTTGATCTGGACCAACTCGAGGTTCAGCGGCTGGAGTGGGGGATATTTAGAGACCGCCGGCCTGATTTATATGGAAGGATTTCTTCCTACGACGGGGAACTTTATTTATCAAAATAA